Within Mytilus edulis chromosome 10, xbMytEdul2.2, whole genome shotgun sequence, the genomic segment tactgaattagactatttaccggatttgttataacatgagcaacacgacgggtgccacatgtggagcaggatctgcttacccttccggagcacctgagattacccatagtttttggtggggttcgtgttgcttattctatagtcttctatgttgtgtcatggatactgttgtttgtctgtttgtcatttttagccatggcgttgtcagtttattttcgatttattttcgtccctcttttatgtcgTTTGTATGAAATAAATTATGAACCATTTGACCAATGCATATGGTATTCAGATTTTATAATGTTGTTATTGGTGAATAATTGAAGGTCAAGTTCGATATTTATGAAAGTTACTTTTTCCTTCATAGAGTTATGGTTCTATGTATATTGAAAAATGGCACTTTATGTCCATTTTCGTGCAATGACAGAGAACCGTTCAACCTATGCTCTTATAATTTAAATATGATTAAACTGATGTAGAAATgatggtcaaatttgatattataagttatatgtcTCGCTACTGCCCTCTATGAATCGATTAGTAACCATATCCAGTTCTATTTGTTTAAGtttcatttgataaaatgaaatacaCCAGCCTATAAAAGGACAATGAACGACGAAGGAATACAATAATTCATTTAGCATATCTCTCTTTATAGAATGGTCCCTAAAACCAGGTGGTTAAAATCAGTTGTCATCTTAAACTTCTACTTGGGATTATGCATTATACACTCTCAATATCACTTGACAGCCTTCGGCTTGTTAAAATTCTCACATTGATCGTCTTTAAAATGACTTCAGATTTATCAACCTCAAGTTGTCCATTTCTACCATCGAATGAGAATTAAAAACGGATATACAAATCGACAACCTTTTTCTTGGCTAATGATAAGCATGATATAATTTCTCTCCTGGAGTTACTTTATCGccctttctttttttatatagagttCGAATTGTTAAGTCCTCAGTTGTTTGTTATGGTCAAGctgattaaaataaatcattttctcTAAATTCTCTGTTATCTTTGTTGGCCGTGGCGTAAACATGACAATTCATTCTGACAGAGCATACGATTTAAATCTGATTGTTTGCTTGACCGTCTGCtctttatatataaagttacaTGTATGCATATCTTGTTTAttggtttgatgttatatttatttaagtTGCGTTTAAATTCACAAGGTTGAAAAAAATAGATCCATTATTTGTATGTGGTCCTGTGAGTCTTACTCAATCGAATACACTTCTGATTTCAATCGGATTCTCTTCAAACTTCTCGCAGTTTACAGAGTTCAAAACTGTATTCTCGGTccctacaaaataaaaaaagataatgttaACACTGATGAATGAACTTAATTCCCTTAACATAAAAGTTGCATACGAAGCCATGATTTTGATTGGCCGAGGCATAGCAACGTTGTATTTTATTGAGTATTAAAGGATATATAAAAATGCGACATCTTTGATTGCACATGCCCTGCATGATAACATGAAACATTACATCGATAAGGTACACAATATGCTGGATTCAATTCGCAGTTTTAAGAAATTCAGAAGAAATGTAAGTAGAAGAATTGAAAGCTTCCCTTTGTAATTTAATAAGTTTGTATAATGTTCAGCGCTTTCTAAGTTGCTTTACTTGATAATTTAAGGTTTTTGTAACAAgtgttatttaaaattatttttaaatgttttatgtttgaaattgaaaatagtatttcattgaacaaaaacaatttaaaaacccCGTTCTGCCCCAGAATTATGGACTTTAATACACTAGCACTATAGTAAACTAAATAATGCTGTAACGACAATTGAAAGTTGAATCACAGTAATACTTTCCACCTTTCTCTCGGATGTCGGTTGTTCGTTATAAAGAAGGGACATGGCAGATGCAGAAATACAAGACAGTGCGGATTGTCAAAGTAAGTGTTCACAGAACTCATACACATCcaacttgttttgttttaaactatGAGTAATCAAATTGATATACATGACAAAATAACCAACTGGAGAGAACACCAGCATAACCAAAACAAATGTaatcaaatatgttttgatttaaaAGAATGATTAAAAGGATAGTTCCTACATGGTCTTGATTTATAAATGGTTTAATAGTAAAAGATGCTAGATATATGCCACGATTAAAACTTCTGATctatattttgttaatttcaaaCTAACTCATGTCTGTTATCATGGGTGCTGGTCACGCCTCTCATTACATAATTCAGTGGAACATCAACAGAGAAATAGGAATCCCAATTGGTATGCGATGTCTGGTAGCATTCTGTAACATCAAAACCTGCAACAATAGTAAATAGTTGTAAATAGATAATCAtggaaaacaagaaaaacaagaaaaaatcgaCGAATAAGTGAACAAAACATTGCACTAACACGACAAAAAAACCCTGGTTTAATGCAGATGTTTCACTAGTAATAACCATCGTGTTACTAATGAGAATTATAATTATTTGACAAAAGAGTATTTTCCAATATTATATAAATGCCATTTTCTAGATTCAATCAATCGACATTGCAATCATTTGTTTCGGATCAGCATGTGTTCTCTACTCGTTATAATGGGTAGATAGGACATTGCATATAATACTTACATTTGTTCATTAACACTCCTGCGGTTCAGATATTTGATgaagattttgttttatctcCAAAGTAGTTTTGTATCCCTGTCTATGATACAAACAATACAATGACAcaaacataatatttaaaaaatgtttgttgcAGATAATGAGCCTATATCTGCAGCCATTGAAAAggaccataaaattgagaatggaaatggagaatgtgttaaagagacaacaaaccgaccatagaaaaaacaacggcagacgatcaccaacaggtcttcaatgtagcgagaaattcccgcatcccccggaggcgtccttcagctggcccctaaacaaatatatactagttcagtgataatgaacgccatactaatttccaaattgtacacaagaaactaaaattaaaataatacaagactaacaaaggccagagacttctgacttgggacaggcgcaaaaatgcggcggggttaaacatgtttatgagatctcaaccctccccatatacctctagccaatgtagaaaagtaaacgcataacaatacgcacattaaaattagtTCAAGAGATGTCCGAgtttgatgtcagaagatgtaaccaaagaaaataaacaaaatgacaatgatacataaataacaacagactactagcagttaactgacatgccagctccagacttcaattaaactgattgaaatattatgattccatcatatgaatatcaggcacaatccttcccgttaggggtttagtatcataccatcaaaaacaatatgagaagaacataacccgtgtcatgccaacaactggtttttgaataaatatgttCAGTTCCGATGCAAGtgaatgaatcaatattaacgccaaaatatgcaatctttaatgacctgacaacagtatcgtaattatatcccttcttgagaagtctatttaaaggttttgttagtttctgaggtgaatactgacatttttgtgctttataaagaatatttccataaaaaattggatgtgaaatacctgaacgtataagaagtttgcatgttgagctatatttatgaatgatgtcCTTTACTTGTCTAAAGGAGAAACAACAAAAAGCAGTAAACCAACCACCTATTAAAATTGAATGGAAAACACTTACGATagacaacaaacaacaacaactgacATACATCAGAATCAAAATTGGGACAAAATACAATGTGGCGGGGTTGACATTGTTTGCAAGAAAACTACTTGCTTGGTAGTAATCGATATATGTGTTCATTCTTACCGTCATGTTCACAGCAGTAGAAATCCCACCGTCTATCTTCACTTCCGTTATCATGGATACTTCTCATTCCATGTATATATCCATGGTATTTACATTGAAAGGCAAAGAATTCATCAAACCCATTTACATAACCTGACAAAGGAATTGAAATATGATTAAGATTCATAATCGCCtaaaagacatttattttctCGTGTCCGGTATGTGTTCACGCAAAATATTTTGTGGATACTGATCAAcattatataaaatagtatattagTATTGCTGAGATTTTTTTCTCCCGATGTTCATTTGCctctgtaaatataaaaaagaagatgtggttttgttcaaaaagtaaaatcacaaacaatctgaactccgaggaaaattcaatcggaaagtccctaatgacatggcaaaatcaaatgacaaaacacatcaaacgaatggacaagaacatTATGTTGCAATTTTGGTTAATAATAATCTTTACTAGTTCGGCATTGTATTGAAGTGTCATTCCATATCATTGTTATCaacaatgaaataaacaaaaaaatatttataagaaatgAATACTTATTTATTCAGTAATACTTTACATCAAGTATGAATTATATGTATTGTTTCCGAAACAAATCTTAAGTTTCCTCCGTTAACTTGTTTGTGATATACATTATCTTCCAGCTTTGAAACAGAAATGAACATAAGTTGGAATATTCTCAGACATATCAGActaacaaaatataaagaattaaataaaatatttagatgcataaataattttattttgtagtcCTCACTTTAATTCAGTTTTGTATCTCGCAATATGCACATGCAGTTGgagcttttgatatttttttttataaggtaGGAATATGATTTTACGACTTTACAACCTACCACTCCATTGACATCTAGACCCAATTCCAGTAGATATCCtgcaaataatatcaaaaattctatCTTCGTGACGGTTATCATGCTGACTACGGATCCCAGATACAGACTGATTGTTTGGGCAAATATACTCCAGTTTTCCATCATAACTATTCAACCAACAGTCGCATGTTGTGAATATGATGGCCAAAGTGACAAAGATAGCTTTGGTGTTCATCTTCTGAAATTAGAAAGTTGTTTATTGTATTCTCAAAATTAAGCTATTAACAGtgttattattcagattaatttaATGGTAGGTGGAAACGATTTACATTGATCACTAATTGATTCTTCAGCTGAGTATGTTGATAGCCCCTTTATATCCCAGATAGTAATGGTCAGTAGTCGAAAGAAGCATTATTTCAGGAATAgtacagttattgtccattcgttttatcatatgttttgtcatttgattttgctatttgattagggactttccgttttacatttttctcggatttcagtatttttgtgatttacattttacatcaatAACAATATATGTAGAAACCTGTCAAATGTTCCTTTGTGGACCGTTTGTCATTTACATGTACTATGTTTCTACTAAATACAAAACACTCTCTAGTCACATTTGAACTAAATCAGATCATTTAAATGATCTCTTATTTTGTTATCTCATCTCTAATAAATGTTTTCCATTTTCAAACCTTTCACTAAAACTGAGACGTGTTATTGTCaataatttttataatgaaatGATTGAGAAATGCCTTCGAGTGAACGTCGATATGTTTGAAAGTAGCATGGCTAACAATCTAGTGTAGTTAATGAACGGTATGTTGAATAGCTGTCTTTTGGTAGATTTTAATCATCAGTATATTTCCCTtcaaatcttttatttattttaaggaaTAAGCTATCAAGATGTACAGAAGTACTGATGTACCTCCGAAAGGTGCATCTAAGCAATTATGTATATGATCGTTAACATTCTAGTTATATTAACAAATTAGCCAACGAAAATAGTGTATTTCCTATTTCAGCACAAGTTTTCTTCTCATAATACAGAGTAAAGTTTTACGACGGTGGGGCTACGTGTTTCGGGGCTAAGTGTAAGTATTTCCCACGAAGTGAAGCAATTGTCAGTCCAAATATCAAGATCTGGAAATGGCTACAATGAAAATGTACTATTCAGACGAGTTCTCTtcagatatatatttattttgtcagtCGGTATAAATATTCATGATAATGATGTCAAAACAATTTAAGGGAGCATTTGAAATGTACTGTAATAAAATTGATTAAGCATCAACAGCAAAGATTTCGCAAATGTATTCAAATCAAAAATCATGCAGCACACAGAAAAATTAATCCGTTTCActgatgatatcggatatgttccttactacAGCAAGTCATAACTACAATCCAATTCCCTTTTCactacgaatgtgacctaccgaattatactatttaaaaTGTGTCTGTGCGCTTGTAGTACTAATCTGTTGTCAATATTCATATTTCCACTTCGTTGGAAGTGCCAAtgaatttgataaaacaaaatcatcatagatatcagaattgaaattcaatattaacATCAGACGCTcaattcgtctacaaaagactcatcagtgacgctcgaatcaaaaaatgttgaAGAGACCTGAGGACCCAAAAGAAGTGAGTGAGATTTTATAACtgtgttttattgattttgttttgcgATTTTGATACCGTAAACTGTCATTCGTCACCTTTCATGGAAACATATataagtttatttttatcaatgttAATGCAACGTTTTCGAAATAAATGACTTTGTTTAAACATATGCagttattatttcaaaaacataatatatttggtatgtgaaTACCATAGTATGTGATATTCTGTAGAAAATAATAACTTCATGAAAAAAGCAATATcgcaaaaaatgaaaatcaataaaaaaaaaaatacccacaCCCATTTGATTTAAAGAATTGAACCGATAATATTCAGATGgttaaaaataatcaattatattGCACTAGATgcacttaagggggctcgcgggtctaagctaaaaaaaattaatttaatataggatttctccatatttttctataaattaactttatcttatacttaatagaaaaatgaaataaaaaaatgggatcaccgttcatttacgctcacaatccgCCTTCGAAAGATGCATAcaattttgttaatgtcctttttttttgttgaactaataggagaaatagcggttaTATCGAAtcaaaaaagaacttaattacagaaatcgcttaaattttacaattattttgtttatgtacagcttattcgaaaacagcAATAACAAATATAGGTAACCGatcagttaaaaaagatatttcaattgtaatgccaaaatgtttttttcaatgatatctacattttgaaagtcacatggggccaacacgaattgattttttggaatgatttttgtaccatatgataaagtaacaactacttaaggtaataaataaaatttgtaatgaaaaaataatgtttaatttttttctgcaaatcttatacccgcgagcctccttaagactAATTTTTGTGATAATTAAAATAATTGGGAAATAATCAGAAGTACCAAACTTCCTTATTTTTATAGCAATACAAACGTTTGAAGAACTTACGAGACTTATTGTTTCATTCTTTGACAACCATTTCGAATTTATAGAATAATAACATAAATATCATAATCATCAGATGAAATGTTAATTTATGACGACAATTGAACATATAAATAATCCAATAAACCtgtaataaattgatatttaaaataaaagttgtcaAAACAAACAAcggaaaaaatattgaatacttATACCAATGAAGACATCAATTCAGTTCATTTACCTTCGTAAAAGTCGTGACAATCCAACCCTTTTCAGTAGATAAGATGAACAACGTTAGATAGTGTATATATACCACCATTCATATCTTTGAAACATGAGACATCAAATTATCTcgttgtttttgaaataaagaaaatgtaatcTAATTCcgataaaaatcttgattttttttacattttttttatgtaatcagAAATAGCCTTTTTGAATTCAGAGATATAAACGAATTGTCTGTAAAGTTAAAACATATATTCTCCATACCAATTTTACAATCTTTGACCTCGGATAAGGAAATTAACTGAAAAATTTGTAGAATTATTACTGATTGCGAGTTTGAGACTCTCTGTGTCTCGCATCTATTTCAGAATAATATCAGACTTTAACGCTAGACCACTGTCCGACGTGAGTGTTTTTTTTAGACACGCACAAACATATTTTCCGAGCACATCTTACACTTTCTCGATGTTAGGGATTTAAATTAATGAGCGCTGCTTTCAGTATCAGAAGGCAAGGGGAGAGTAAGTTAGGCGTTTATTTCCCGTTGAATATGATACTTTGGAATGCAAACAAAAaccaatataaattaaaaaaaaatgacatatgaCACTTTAATGTTAAGAATGTTAGTGTATGTGCTATAACGTTTATTACTGTTGTTATAATAACCAATCCCAGTCTTTCGGTCTATATTTAGACATACTAACTGTCTTTATCATATCATTGTTGATTAGTGCAGGTTTGTTTTGTAATCCCCAATGTACCAAGTACCCAAAGAATTTTATCTTGAATGCATCGATAACATATGCAAACTTTAGATTAAATTACATACGATCTTCTTAAAAGGAGAAGATAATTGTCTGCATCCGGTATCTACAATGAACCACATGTACAAGGTAAGAAACAAAATGTTCCTTTCCTATAAGATATCAAGAAAAATTCTaaacataaataagaaataacaaaCATTATGCAATGATTTAGCTTTTTTATGTTGTATCAAATGTACCGATAAAATCCAAGGTTTGCATATTTTTGgaatgatttattttttcaaatccgATTAACTAGAATTTTTCCTTGAGCGTGCGTGtcgtttttttgaaaaaaaaaaattattggtgTGTATTTTTATGCTCTTTTTACATGTTTACACCGTTTTCcccaatttttgtgttttttgtttgtcggAAGAAACTCGTagcgaaatcaaatatcaaacaaTACATACATAGTGAAAGGTAGGTCCTATACACATAGCGTATAGTGTACCGCTGGCAGATTTGTGAGATTTACTCTTAGTAagattgtttgtgtttttttattttagatagagaaaTTGCCTTTTGTGAAGTCATGtacaatttattcaatttttttgaataattttgataaaagaggacaattaaatcaatttaaagatATCTCTTACGAAAAAAAAAGAGGTCCCGTATTTAAGagtgtttttattattttctttgataaaatGTTTTGATGCGGGGAACCTGAATTGAGATTTGCAGTGAcaacaataatataaaatatttagaggAACGAGCATTCTAGGAAAACAATTTAGACGACAACAAAGTAGTCGACACCAAACGACTACCTTAGTTTTGAACATCTTAGATGAAAGATATAAAACAACAAAGATGAATTTCTCCTCCAAAACATGACATTCacacttttttatttataaaataccgTGGCTATTAAgtatcaatgaaatattttgtactgCAATGTTTACATGctgtttttaaacagttaaacGGATTGTCTGTTTTTTCTCTCTATAATGGGTTCCGCTAATTCTAATATGTTTTAATTACAAACAAGTTATTTCATAGTAAACAACGAAAGAGGATGTAAATATAAGATAAGAAGTTTGCCACGTATGATGACTATCGATAATGTTGGAGTTTCTGGGAAAAAGGAATAACGCAGGTTCATTTCAGCAACAAACATTGAATCACACGGAAAACTGTTCAGATTGAAATGGTAAGAATCTCGATTATCTTTGATCCTCCTActaaatcaacataaaaaaatatttattttatgtttcttattttaatttatttttcaggcACTACCTACATTTCGTATATATCAGACCTCAACAAAATAACCAGTGAGCAATAGTGCTAATATCTTGACGATCTTAACAAATGATTAAACATGCCGACGTTAGTTTACCTTATCATATCTTTAATTGATGTAACGGCATATGCACATAACTGTCAAATAATAAGACAAGATAATCAAACAATTGCAGATTGCACCAGACTTAAATTTAAAGATGTTCCGACAGATTTACCATTAGATATAGCAGGTCTTGATCTGAGCTACAATCAAATATCGACTATTAAAAACAATGTCTTTGAATCTTTTTCAAATTTGACTACACTAACGATGGATTTTAACAATCTTCATACCTTATACGAAGATGCCTTTAAAGGTTTGAAACACTTACGATGGCTTTCAATGAATCATAATCACCTTAACATATCGTCAAAAGTATTTGGCCTTGTTCTTAGACCGTTATTACGTCTACAACACTTAGATATcagatataatataaataaaacgtTGAATAAAGAAAAACCTATGGTTTATCCCTACTTCGGAAATTTGTCATATTTAACCGATTTGTATATGGATCTTGCTGAAAAACCTTTCCTGAAGTTATGTGGATTCCAAAAGTTAATGCAACTTAAGACCATAAAGTTTGCAAAATGTTATTTGAACCAGATGTCCAATACAACTTTATTAGATTTACCACGAACGATAACTGCAATATTCTTCCACGAGTGTTTCGGTAGAATAACGATTGTAGAAGCAGATTTTTTGAAGCCTTTTCCTTCACTTCAAATATTGAGTATTGATGGAGCAGCTATACCATTAGGAGATGCTTTAAAACTTCTTTACCCTTTAATGCAGAAAAACATGACCTCTATCACTTTCAAAGGTATTGAACCTTGTATTCCAAAACCCGTGTTTATTACCTGTGAAATGGTTAAATATTTGCAACGCATTTGTGTAAAAACCCTTGTTATAGCGGAATGTAATATTGTAGGATACGAGGGAAAGTCTCTACTAACATTGGATTATCCTGAATGTCTACACAATGTTGTACTCTCAGGCAACCGATTTTCAATAGCACTAGGATCCCATTACGGGGATCTGGTAATATTCATGAAGAAAGCTATAAACATAAGATATTTTGATTTGTCGTATAATGCAATTagtttcaacaatattgaatACTGCAATTTAAACGTGTTGGAAAACCCTTCTTATAGAAATGAAGTATATAGCAAAGGCTGCAAAATAAAAACTGGAACTGAAACTGGAATTGAAAATTACAACTCAGAATTGGTGAAAGCTCAAATAGTTAATGAATCAAAAGTAACAATTGCTTTGCCTGCAAAGCTCACTTTTCTACGAGTATCCCATTATATGACATCATATATTGAGACAGAACAAAAGTTAATTGTAACTAATGCCAGTAATCTTAGATATTTAGATTTCTCATATTGGCAGATTAAGCAGTTTCCTCAAATATATTCAGATGCTCCTTTTAATGTTAAATACATGGACATTTCTGGACTTAACGCAAGTATTCTAATTCATAAGACGTCAATACCTGTTTTTCAAAATGTCCAAACTGCAATTTTAAAAAATGCCATGCTTAGTCTAACAACTGGTAAGAATGGCAAAGTTTTTCAACTATTTCCGGTCGTAGAAAAACTAGATATATCATACAACAACTTATGGTACCTAGATGAAGATGCCTTTGAAACAAACGTAAACTTGTCAAATGTCAATATAGCACACAATTTACTGCCAGCTATACCTATAGCAGTGATGAATTTGCCTCACTTAAGTAAACTGGATATAAGTTACAACCGCCTTCAAACAATCAATAAAACATTTAGAGATTGGATAGATGAGAAAAGTTATGGAGGAATATTTTATTTGTCGATAGAAGGAAACAGTCTTAAATGTACATGTGACACGTCAGATTTTATAATGTGGCTCTTCGGAACAAATGTCGTTTTTGATCGGGCCAATAAAAATTTCAGCTGCACATTGACAAATGGATCAGAAAGTAACACAGTGGTTGTATACAGACGATTTCATGAACTCTTTAGCAACTGCAATAGCAAAAGTTGGTTACGACTAGGAATAGGGCTTCTTGTTGCATTTGTCATTTTCACTGTTCCACTTGCAGTAATATTTAATTTCCGATGGAAAATAACGTTTTGGATGTATCGAAACTTTAAAAGAGTCGTAGAAGACAGATTAGAAAGAAAATATAATCATGACATTTACTTGTCATATGCCGATGACATGCTTCAGTGGGTTCAAGGCGATTTTCTTCAGAGAATAGAGACATCGTGGCACATGAATGTATGCGTAGAAGACCGTGATTTCCAACTTGGAGTGCCGAAAGCAGATGAAA encodes:
- the LOC139493309 gene encoding toll-like receptor 2: MPTLVYLIISLIDVTAYAHNCQIIRQDNQTIADCTRLKFKDVPTDLPLDIAGLDLSYNQISTIKNNVFESFSNLTTLTMDFNNLHTLYEDAFKGLKHLRWLSMNHNHLNISSKVFGLVLRPLLRLQHLDIRYNINKTLNKEKPMVYPYFGNLSYLTDLYMDLAEKPFLKLCGFQKLMQLKTIKFAKCYLNQMSNTTLLDLPRTITAIFFHECFGRITIVEADFLKPFPSLQILSIDGAAIPLGDALKLLYPLMQKNMTSITFKGIEPCIPKPVFITCEMVKYLQRICVKTLVIAECNIVGYEGKSLLTLDYPECLHNVVLSGNRFSIALGSHYGDLVIFMKKAINIRYFDLSYNAISFNNIEYCNLNVLENPSYRNEVYSKGCKIKTGTETGIENYNSELVKAQIVNESKVTIALPAKLTFLRVSHYMTSYIETEQKLIVTNASNLRYLDFSYWQIKQFPQIYSDAPFNVKYMDISGLNASILIHKTSIPVFQNVQTAILKNAMLSLTTGKNGKVFQLFPVVEKLDISYNNLWYLDEDAFETNVNLSNVNIAHNLLPAIPIAVMNLPHLSKLDISYNRLQTINKTFRDWIDEKSYGGIFYLSIEGNSLKCTCDTSDFIMWLFGTNVVFDRANKNFSCTLTNGSESNTVVVYRRFHELFSNCNSKSWLRLGIGLLVAFVIFTVPLAVIFNFRWKITFWMYRNFKRVVEDRLERKYNHDIYLSYADDMLQWVQGDFLQRIETSWHMNVCVEDRDFQLGVPKADEIANAIAGSKHVIFIMSESYKDNEWNKFVIERVTFEKCRNYLQKIIIVVKHASVNSVPHELDGILQYVTIINWADNETGWDKLRMSLFTDSF
- the LOC139493310 gene encoding hemagglutinin/amebocyte aggregation factor-like isoform X3 — translated: MSSLMNTKAIFVTLAIIFTTCDCWLNSYDGKLEYICPNNQSVSGIRSQHDNRHEDRIFDIICRISTGIGSRCQWSGYVNGFDEFFAFQCKYHGYIHGMRSIHDNGSEDRRWDFYCCEHDGFDVTECYQTSHTNWDSYFSVDVPLNYVMRGVTSTHDNRHEDREYSFELCKLREV
- the LOC139493310 gene encoding hemagglutinin/amebocyte aggregation factor-like isoform X4: MNTKAIFVTLAIIFTTCDCWLNSYDGKLEYICPNNQSVSGIRSQHDNRHEDRIFDIICRISTGIGSRCQWSGYVNGFDEFFAFQCKYHGYIHGMRSIHDNGSEDRRWDFYCCEHDGFDVTECYQTSHTNWDSYFSVDVPLNYVMRGVTSTHDNRHEDREYSFELCKLREV
- the LOC139493310 gene encoding hemagglutinin/amebocyte aggregation factor-like isoform X1 encodes the protein MVVYIHYLTLFILSTEKGWIVTTFTKKMNTKAIFVTLAIIFTTCDCWLNSYDGKLEYICPNNQSVSGIRSQHDNRHEDRIFDIICRISTGIGSRCQWSGYVNGFDEFFAFQCKYHGYIHGMRSIHDNGSEDRRWDFYCCEHDGFDVTECYQTSHTNWDSYFSVDVPLNYVMRGVTSTHDNRHEDREYSFELCKLREV
- the LOC139493310 gene encoding hemagglutinin/amebocyte aggregation factor-like isoform X2, which translates into the protein MSSLKMNTKAIFVTLAIIFTTCDCWLNSYDGKLEYICPNNQSVSGIRSQHDNRHEDRIFDIICRISTGIGSRCQWSGYVNGFDEFFAFQCKYHGYIHGMRSIHDNGSEDRRWDFYCCEHDGFDVTECYQTSHTNWDSYFSVDVPLNYVMRGVTSTHDNRHEDREYSFELCKLREV